A portion of the Stigmatella aurantiaca DW4/3-1 genome contains these proteins:
- a CDS encoding deoxynucleoside kinase, translating to MARKKFIAVAGNIGAGKTELTSFLCRKYDLTPYFEPNDQNPYLAPFYKDMKTWAFRSQIFFLTHKFRLHRELERHSGTVLQDRTIYEDAEIFAKNLHRQRFIDRRDWQTYRELYETIAQALSPPDLMIYLRCPVQTLRERIRLRGRSMEKDIPVAYLKRLNALYEEWFSNYKMSPVLVLSTDKLDYLTNLVDRVDLFRQIEKYL from the coding sequence GTGGCCAGGAAAAAGTTCATCGCCGTTGCGGGCAACATTGGTGCCGGGAAGACGGAACTCACCTCATTTCTCTGCCGAAAGTACGATCTCACCCCGTACTTCGAGCCGAATGACCAGAACCCGTATCTGGCTCCGTTCTACAAGGACATGAAGACGTGGGCGTTCCGCTCACAGATCTTCTTTCTGACGCACAAGTTCCGGTTGCACCGGGAGCTGGAGCGCCACTCGGGCACCGTGCTCCAGGATCGGACCATCTACGAGGACGCGGAGATCTTCGCCAAGAACCTTCACCGCCAGCGCTTCATCGACCGGCGGGACTGGCAGACCTACCGGGAGCTGTATGAGACCATTGCTCAGGCCCTGTCGCCGCCCGATCTCATGATCTACCTGCGCTGTCCGGTGCAGACGCTGCGCGAGCGCATCCGCCTGCGCGGCCGGTCCATGGAGAAGGACATTCCCGTGGCCTACCTCAAGCGCCTCAACGCCCTGTACGAGGAATGGTTCAGCAACTACAAGATGTCGCCCGTCCTCGTCCTCTCGACGGACAAGCTGGATTATCTGACCAACCTGGTGGACCGCGTGGATCTCTTCCGCCAGATCGAGAAGTACCTGTGA
- a CDS encoding DUF2314 domain-containing protein, whose translation MNEIYLLAIEAAAPVSIETLRTTFASDEVRFVPDTEGGGFAIHAEGTRVEVRFDTENLHAGWRKDLLTGSEEARHMLGRAKGFYRISVEPGSGPQPTVPVFEALWCARTLMEHVPGVLADLTAYKLHDIADVVEITELDFDIRDHVNLHAVEAIEGDTPLWVHSHGMEKFGSRDLEIFHLGEDDLLPAETFLHELCTDLAFGQGPEPRSMVATSEGQAFMLVPSEEARTNLLGVPLETFEGHEALFLSVVSPLGRHNTAELLRPYRERFIPEPEERTDALRREAQSLLPAFLARFHRKGLMEPLTFLARAPFETHPEGETVVEKLWLEVVAWEEGTLVGKLVDGAVHTTEWRKGAHVEVDGEQINALAISREGRTLDEDEMRALLNAERPM comes from the coding sequence GTGAACGAGATCTACCTGCTCGCCATCGAGGCCGCTGCCCCGGTTTCCATCGAGACGCTGCGCACGACGTTCGCATCGGACGAGGTGCGCTTCGTTCCGGACACCGAAGGGGGTGGGTTCGCCATTCACGCGGAGGGCACCCGGGTGGAGGTGCGCTTCGACACCGAGAACCTTCACGCGGGGTGGCGCAAGGACCTGCTGACCGGCAGCGAGGAGGCCCGGCACATGCTCGGCCGGGCCAAGGGCTTCTACCGCATCTCCGTGGAGCCCGGCTCGGGGCCTCAGCCCACCGTCCCCGTGTTCGAGGCCCTGTGGTGCGCGCGCACCCTGATGGAGCACGTCCCCGGCGTGCTGGCGGACCTCACCGCGTACAAGCTGCACGACATCGCGGACGTGGTGGAGATCACCGAGCTGGATTTCGACATCCGGGATCACGTCAACCTGCACGCGGTGGAGGCCATCGAAGGCGATACCCCGTTGTGGGTGCACTCGCACGGCATGGAGAAGTTCGGATCGAGGGACTTGGAGATCTTCCACCTCGGGGAGGACGATCTGCTGCCCGCCGAGACGTTCCTCCACGAGCTGTGCACGGACCTGGCGTTCGGGCAGGGGCCCGAGCCCCGGAGCATGGTGGCCACCAGCGAGGGCCAGGCGTTCATGCTGGTGCCGTCCGAGGAGGCCCGGACGAACCTGCTGGGCGTGCCCCTGGAGACGTTCGAGGGGCATGAGGCCCTGTTCCTCAGCGTGGTGTCGCCGCTGGGGCGGCACAACACGGCGGAGCTGCTGCGGCCCTACCGCGAGCGCTTCATCCCCGAGCCGGAAGAGCGTACGGACGCGCTGCGGCGTGAGGCCCAGTCGCTGCTGCCGGCCTTCCTGGCGCGCTTCCACCGCAAGGGGCTGATGGAGCCGCTCACCTTCCTGGCGCGGGCACCCTTCGAGACCCACCCCGAGGGCGAGACGGTGGTGGAGAAGCTCTGGCTGGAAGTGGTGGCCTGGGAAGAGGGCACCCTGGTGGGCAAGCTGGTGGATGGGGCCGTCCACACCACCGAGTGGCGCAAGGGGGCCCATGTGGAGGTGGACGGGGAGCAGATCAACGCCCTGGCCATCAGCCGCGAGGGACGCACGCTGGACGAGGACGAGATGCGCGCCCTGCTGAACGCCGAGCGGCCGATGTAG
- a CDS encoding pseudouridine-5'-phosphate glycosidase, with the protein MNFHYSDEVKRALGEKQPLVALETSVVAQGLPYPDNLATARACEEAIRRAGAVPAPIAVVDGRVCIGLEEDALRRLAEGKERLMKLGSRDLAVAVAQKASGGTTVSATCELAAAAGIRVFSTGGIGGVHRGASEHMDISQDIGALARYPVAVVCAGAKSVLDLPKTMEALETAGVPVIGVGTGELPSFYSRESGLPLEHRVEDAAMAARIVQARQELGQGGLLFTVPPPEEVALPRTEVELHIASALAEAERQGIRGKAVTPFLLADMAKRTGGKSMKANIALLTNNARFAGELAVALGRG; encoded by the coding sequence ATGAACTTCCATTACTCCGATGAAGTGAAGCGCGCGCTGGGGGAGAAGCAGCCCCTGGTGGCGCTCGAGACGAGCGTGGTGGCCCAGGGCTTGCCCTACCCGGACAACCTCGCCACCGCGCGAGCCTGCGAGGAGGCCATCCGGCGCGCGGGGGCCGTGCCCGCGCCCATCGCCGTGGTGGACGGGCGGGTGTGCATCGGGCTCGAGGAGGATGCCCTGCGTCGGCTCGCCGAGGGCAAGGAGCGGTTGATGAAGCTGGGCTCGCGGGATCTCGCCGTGGCCGTGGCTCAAAAGGCCTCGGGCGGGACGACGGTGAGCGCCACCTGCGAGCTGGCTGCCGCCGCGGGCATTCGCGTCTTCTCCACCGGCGGCATCGGGGGAGTGCACCGCGGTGCCAGCGAGCACATGGACATCTCCCAGGACATCGGCGCGCTGGCCCGCTACCCGGTGGCGGTGGTGTGCGCGGGGGCCAAGTCCGTGCTGGATCTGCCCAAGACGATGGAGGCGCTGGAGACGGCGGGCGTGCCCGTCATCGGCGTGGGGACAGGCGAGCTGCCCTCCTTCTACAGCCGGGAATCGGGCCTGCCGCTGGAGCACCGCGTCGAGGACGCCGCCATGGCTGCCCGCATCGTCCAAGCGCGGCAAGAGCTCGGCCAGGGCGGGCTCCTGTTCACTGTGCCGCCGCCGGAGGAAGTGGCTTTGCCGCGGACCGAGGTGGAACTGCACATCGCCTCCGCGCTGGCCGAAGCCGAGCGTCAAGGCATCCGTGGCAAGGCCGTCACCCCGTTCCTGCTCGCGGACATGGCGAAGCGTACCGGGGGGAAAAGCATGAAGGCCAACATTGCGCTGTTGACGAACAATGCCCGCTTCGCGGGAGAGCTGGCCGTGGCCCTCGGGCGTGGCTAG
- a CDS encoding YXWGXW repeat-containing protein, giving the protein MSPRWLFCWAMALTAPAVYAQTAPVASPGFEAAPDDGYYDDGQDAVDEDPIAPSPPPALPPESPSVRPFADAVWTSGHWYWDDNQWRFKQGAWVARMPGYQYVNGYWQQDGDVWRWISGGWAPPGSTQVEIPIEVASEEVMSAQAPPQLQAETPPPAPAANYTWAPGYWYWSGSDWAWIQGDWVAPPRPGLRFVSPRWVRRGPSWYFVAGGWAARGSVRVVVPEYRHAQVSVRWGHPNYFFHSWHRYPVVRYRHYSHDRGHPGSGHYDRYRGGGRPSHHHEASPGRPSYGGRRGDGHRGDGHRGDGHHGGGHHR; this is encoded by the coding sequence ATGAGTCCTCGATGGTTGTTCTGCTGGGCGATGGCGCTGACGGCCCCGGCCGTCTACGCACAGACCGCTCCTGTCGCCTCGCCAGGCTTCGAGGCTGCCCCGGACGATGGTTACTACGACGACGGCCAGGACGCGGTGGACGAAGACCCCATTGCACCATCTCCTCCTCCGGCCCTTCCCCCGGAGTCCCCGTCGGTGCGCCCCTTCGCCGATGCCGTGTGGACCTCCGGCCACTGGTACTGGGACGACAACCAGTGGCGGTTCAAGCAGGGCGCCTGGGTCGCGCGGATGCCCGGCTACCAGTACGTCAACGGGTACTGGCAGCAGGACGGGGATGTCTGGCGCTGGATCTCGGGAGGCTGGGCGCCTCCGGGCTCGACGCAGGTGGAAATTCCCATTGAGGTGGCCAGCGAGGAGGTCATGAGCGCTCAAGCGCCTCCTCAGTTGCAGGCGGAAACCCCTCCGCCCGCGCCCGCTGCGAACTACACGTGGGCTCCGGGCTACTGGTACTGGTCTGGCTCCGATTGGGCGTGGATTCAGGGAGACTGGGTCGCGCCTCCCCGGCCCGGCCTGCGCTTCGTTTCGCCCCGCTGGGTCCGGCGGGGACCCTCCTGGTACTTCGTGGCGGGGGGTTGGGCGGCCCGGGGCTCCGTGCGGGTCGTCGTTCCCGAGTACCGCCACGCCCAGGTGTCGGTGCGGTGGGGGCACCCGAACTACTTCTTCCACTCCTGGCACCGTTACCCGGTGGTGCGCTACCGCCACTACTCCCATGACCGGGGTCACCCCGGGTCGGGTCATTACGACCGATACCGGGGCGGGGGACGCCCGTCCCACCACCATGAGGCGTCTCCAGGTCGCCCCTCTTATGGGGGGCGGCGGGGCGATGGCCATCGGGGCGATGGTCATCGTGGGGACGGCCATCATGGAGGCGGGCACCACCGTTAG
- a CDS encoding dipeptidase — MIRSFSKFLPALALSTGLAAPTALACTSLLVTKGASTDGSTFITYSADAHELYGELYYTPARRNAAGAMRDIIEWDTGKALGRIPEAPVTYSVVGNMNEHQLTISESTFTGRKELEGPSGIIDYGSLIYIALERAKTAREAIQVMTSLTAEHGYASTGESFSIADPKEAWILEMIGKGEGQKGSIWVARRLPDGYLSAHANQARIRQFPLKDPENTLYAPDVISFAREKGWFTGTDKDFSFADTYHPLDFEGARFAEARVWSIFRRAVPSLGLGVEYVNGSDPSKRLPLWVKLERKVSVQDVMALMRDHFEGTELDMTKDVGAGPYAVPYRWRPMTWDVDGKKYVHERAISTQQTGFSFVAQMRSWMPSPVGGVLWFGVDDTYTTVYTPMYAGIRRAPKNFAQGVASRGQFSWDSSFWVFNWVSNQAYSRWSDMIVDVRKTQGELEGQFLADQADIEKAALELYKTTPEQARSYLTDYSLQQGEKVHARWRRLGEQLLVKYIDGNVRDETGKVNHPRYPDSWYRHIAQDAGARLAIPAEKTPEPKPAPAPTPPVAEQKPTVAPPQ; from the coding sequence ATGATCCGCTCCTTCTCGAAGTTCCTCCCGGCCTTGGCGCTCTCGACAGGGCTGGCCGCCCCCACCGCGCTTGCCTGCACCAGCCTTCTGGTGACCAAGGGCGCCTCGACCGACGGCTCCACGTTCATCACCTACTCCGCGGACGCGCATGAGCTCTACGGCGAGCTGTACTACACGCCCGCGCGCCGCAACGCGGCGGGTGCCATGCGCGACATCATCGAGTGGGACACGGGCAAGGCCCTCGGCCGCATTCCCGAGGCGCCCGTCACGTACTCGGTGGTGGGCAACATGAACGAGCACCAGCTCACCATCAGCGAATCCACGTTCACCGGCCGCAAAGAGCTGGAGGGGCCCAGCGGCATCATCGACTACGGCTCGCTCATTTACATCGCCCTGGAGCGCGCAAAGACCGCGCGGGAGGCCATCCAGGTCATGACCAGCCTGACGGCCGAGCACGGTTACGCCTCCACCGGAGAGTCCTTCTCCATCGCCGATCCGAAGGAGGCCTGGATCCTGGAGATGATCGGCAAGGGCGAGGGCCAGAAGGGCTCGATCTGGGTGGCGCGCCGCCTGCCCGATGGCTACCTGTCCGCGCACGCCAACCAGGCGCGCATCCGCCAGTTCCCTCTCAAGGATCCGGAGAACACCCTCTACGCCCCCGACGTCATCTCCTTCGCCCGGGAGAAGGGCTGGTTCACGGGCACGGACAAGGACTTCAGCTTCGCCGACACCTACCACCCGCTGGACTTCGAGGGGGCGCGCTTCGCCGAGGCGCGCGTGTGGAGCATCTTCCGCCGGGCGGTGCCTTCGCTGGGGCTGGGCGTGGAGTACGTGAATGGCTCGGATCCCAGCAAGCGCCTGCCCCTGTGGGTGAAGCTGGAACGCAAGGTGTCCGTGCAGGACGTGATGGCGCTGATGCGCGATCACTTCGAGGGCACCGAGCTGGACATGACGAAGGACGTGGGGGCGGGCCCCTATGCCGTGCCCTACCGCTGGCGGCCGATGACCTGGGACGTGGACGGCAAGAAGTACGTCCACGAGCGCGCCATCTCCACGCAACAGACGGGCTTCTCCTTCGTGGCGCAGATGCGCTCGTGGATGCCCTCGCCCGTGGGCGGCGTGCTCTGGTTCGGCGTGGATGACACGTACACCACCGTCTACACGCCCATGTACGCGGGCATCCGCCGCGCGCCGAAGAACTTCGCCCAGGGCGTGGCCAGCCGGGGCCAGTTCTCCTGGGACTCGTCCTTCTGGGTGTTCAACTGGGTCTCCAATCAGGCCTACTCGCGCTGGAGTGACATGATCGTCGATGTGCGCAAGACGCAGGGCGAACTGGAAGGCCAGTTCCTCGCGGATCAGGCGGACATCGAGAAGGCGGCCCTGGAGCTGTACAAGACGACCCCCGAGCAGGCCCGCAGCTACCTGACCGACTACTCCCTGCAGCAAGGAGAGAAGGTCCACGCCCGCTGGCGCCGCCTGGGAGAACAGCTGCTCGTGAAGTACATCGACGGCAACGTCCGGGATGAGACCGGCAAGGTCAACCATCCCCGCTACCCGGACTCCTGGTACCGGCACATCGCTCAGGATGCGGGAGCGCGGCTGGCCATTCCCGCCGAGAAGACGCCCGAGCCGAAACCCGCCCCGGCGCCCACTCCCCCCGTGGCGGAGCAGAAGCCCACCGTCGCGCCGCCGCAGTAG
- a CDS encoding FBP domain-containing protein has protein sequence MFRLETDRTLVESFRPRDRRVIEMPSSVTFPLFVRDYLAWTETSGGRVYLIFTAPGSRKPIGIIFRREAQGGGPPTSQMCDWCHHTGSSNEVGLLTTDVDNKRRVGVNLCVDLRCQARLEDAADRTGRHPHEALARLKERMFRFAHEALGIQAQPAA, from the coding sequence GTGTTCCGACTTGAAACCGACCGGACGCTCGTCGAGTCCTTCCGGCCACGAGACCGCCGGGTCATCGAGATGCCTTCGAGCGTCACCTTCCCGCTCTTCGTGCGCGACTACCTGGCCTGGACGGAGACGTCCGGGGGGCGCGTGTACCTCATCTTCACCGCACCCGGCAGCCGCAAGCCCATCGGCATCATCTTCCGCCGGGAGGCACAGGGCGGCGGCCCGCCCACCTCCCAGATGTGCGACTGGTGCCACCACACGGGTTCGTCGAACGAGGTGGGACTGCTCACCACCGATGTGGACAACAAGCGCCGCGTGGGGGTGAACCTCTGTGTCGACCTGCGCTGCCAGGCGAGGCTGGAGGACGCGGCGGACCGCACGGGGCGCCATCCGCACGAGGCCCTCGCGCGCCTCAAGGAGCGCATGTTCCGCTTCGCGCACGAAGCCCTCGGCATCCAGGCCCAACCCGCGGCTTAA
- a CDS encoding NUDIX domain-containing protein produces MTIETLSSKEVYRNRWMTVREDSIRRPDGSTGLYGVVCKVDFVLIIPYENGRFHLVEQYRYPVKGRFLEFPQGAWETRAEVPPEVVAAGELQEETGLVAGRMVPLGHLFNAPGYSTQGMHVFLAEDLSRGEQKLEQEEGDLIRTEVSVEAFEALVREGRIKDASTLSAYALLRMHRSL; encoded by the coding sequence GTGACGATCGAGACCCTCTCGTCGAAAGAGGTTTACCGCAACCGGTGGATGACCGTGCGGGAGGATTCCATCCGCAGGCCGGATGGCTCGACCGGCCTCTACGGGGTGGTCTGCAAGGTGGACTTCGTGCTCATCATTCCTTACGAGAACGGCCGGTTTCACCTGGTGGAGCAGTACCGCTACCCCGTGAAGGGCCGGTTCCTGGAGTTTCCCCAGGGCGCCTGGGAGACCCGCGCGGAGGTGCCGCCCGAGGTGGTCGCCGCTGGTGAACTCCAGGAGGAGACCGGTCTGGTGGCGGGGCGCATGGTGCCCCTGGGGCACCTCTTCAATGCTCCGGGCTACTCCACCCAGGGCATGCACGTCTTTCTGGCGGAGGACCTCTCCCGGGGCGAGCAGAAGCTGGAGCAGGAGGAGGGAGATCTCATCCGCACCGAGGTCTCCGTCGAGGCGTTCGAGGCCCTTGTCCGGGAGGGGCGCATCAAGGACGCCAGCACCCTGTCGGCCTATGCCCTGCTGCGAATGCACCGGAGCCTCTAG